One genomic region from Zalophus californianus isolate mZalCal1 chromosome 2, mZalCal1.pri.v2, whole genome shotgun sequence encodes:
- the LOC118356754 gene encoding collagen alpha-1(I) chain-like: MDCCAPGLLQEGGKGTRDTTPGRPETRRRAPGRDSPRSRRLASSPARVGGKVGRQEERRDERGEGAQKPAPDLRAPRLLPHSALRFRLWRVRRGVCGRAGARVPSSGPPPPGSAGVLAGPREPRGRHSTPGGARCSAPPARAGTMEPKLVPRRRGGGGEGSRPPPGVSRPCGPPLRNRAAAPHASRRPGSIALRGPRRHGAPDCSTRTVRPAGRPSDRRKVLGLRGFSSCGARSLPGKVRSPQCAKRSLGPVGTLPPSCPHSPGSSAR, encoded by the exons ctgcGCCCCGGGCTTGCTCCAGGAGGGTGGAAAAGGGACGCGCGACACCACCCCCGGGCGGCCAGAGACCCGACGGCGGGCTCCGGGCAGG GACTCACCGCGGAGCCGCCGCCTCGCCAGCTCCCCGGCGCGAGTTGGCGGAAAAGTTGGGCGGCAGGAGGAGCGGCGGGACGAGCGCGGGGAGGGGGCGCAGAAG CCCGCCCCGGATCTGCGGGCTCCGCGGCTCTTACCTCACTCGGCGCTGCGGTTCCGCCTCTGGAGAGTCCGCCGTGGCGTgtgcgggcgggcgggcgcccgCGTCCCCAGCTCCGGCCCGCCGCCCCCGGGCTCCGCTGGGGTCCTGGCGGGGCCGCGAGAGCCCCGCGGCCGGCACTCGACTCCCGGTGGCGCTCGGTGCTCAGCGCCTCCAGCCCGGGCGGGAACAATGGAGCCGAAGCTGGTGCCccggaggcggggcggggggggggagggctccCGTCCGCCGCCCGGGGTCTCCAGACCCTGTGGCCCCCCTCTCCGGAACCGGGCGGCGGCGCCTCACGCTTCTCGCAGACCCGGCTCCATCGCCCTGCGGGGACCCCGGCGCCACGGCGCGCCGGACTGCAGCACTAGGACGGTGCGCCCTGCGGGGCGCCCCTCGGACCGGCGAAAAGTCCTCGGTCTCCGCGGCTTTTCCAGCTGCGGCGCGCGCTCGCTGCCGGGGAAGGTGAGGTCGCCGCAATGCGCTAAGCGGAGTCTGGGTCCAGTCGGGACGTTGCCGCCCAGCTGCCCGCACAGCCCGGGCTCCTCCGCGCGCTGA